AAATAAGAAAGtttaaattgaaattgaaaagtgaaattatatttcacaatttatacttttttacttagaattgcacatttatctcacaattttgagatttttgagatgaaaagtcacaattatctaaACTCATGAACTCATTGcaaaacttggaattgtgaaaaagcaagtcagaattctgagtttacatctcgcaattctggcttttttcctcaaaactgcggaaaaaaagtcagaattgtgatataaaaagtcaTGTTTTTTCCACGGTGGAAACAAAAAAGCTCACttataaaaattctaaattgtgagaaacaaacaaaaaaaagttgcaCTTGTAAGAAACAAAGAATTCAAAAAGTTggcattttgaaatataaacaaaaagttgaaattttgagaaaaaagttgcaagtgCAAGAAACAaagacagaattctgagaaaaagtcttaattgcaagaaaaagtctgaaATTATCTGACTATTTTGAGATTTCTAAGATGAAAAGTCACAGTTATCTAAACTCATGAACACACTGCAAAACCTGGAATTgtgaaaaagaaagtcagaattgtgaaataaagttacttttttttcacGGTGGAAACAAAAAAGCTCActttaaaaactataaaaactataaaaacaaaCTTAGAATTTTATGAAAGAAGTTGCACTTGTGAGAAAcagttagaattctgagaaaaagttgcaaGTGCAAGCAACAAAGACAGAATTCtacaaaaaattctgaattgcgaaATATGCAAAATCTCAGAACTcggagaaaaaagttggaatttttaaatataaactcagaattctgagaaaaagttgcaaGTGCAAGAAACAAAGACAAAGATTctaggaaaaagtctgaattgcaagatgtaaacttggtactgtgaaaaagaaagtcagaattctgagtttacatctcacaattctaacttttttccccaaaattgcaaaaaatgaaaactgtaaatTGCCAGAAAcaaacttagaattttgagaaaaaagtttgactttctttcttaaaattgtgacaaaagtcagaattgcaatataaaaagtGACTTTTTTCGCGGTGGAAACAAGTTGGAATTTTGAGATaataactcagaattctgagaaaaatttccAAGTGCAAGCAACAAAgacagaattctgagaagaattcttaattgtgagacataaacttggtGCTGcgaaaaagaaagtcagaattctgagtataTATTATGCAGTTTATACTTTTTTACTCTGAATTGcacatttatctcacaattttgagattatgagatgaaaagtcgCAATTATATAAACTCATAAACTCATTGcaaaacttggaattgtgaaaataaaaaagtcagagtttgaaaaagaagaaaaaagtgactttttataatcacaattctgacttttttttcctcgaTATAAAGTGGCACGTTTTTGTTTTTTCCGCGACGGATAAAAGACAGCTGACTAAAAACTACTGAGAAACAAATTTGCacttgtgagaaacaaagtcagaattttgaggaaaaaagttggaattttgagataaaaactttGCAAGAAACAAAGACAGAATTctaggaaaaagtctgaattgtaagatgtacACTTGGTACTGcgaaaaagaaagtcagaattctcagaatctgacaattcttactttttaattttgagatataaacagaattctgaggggaaaagttGGAATTTTaagatacaaacttacatttctgaggaaaaaagttctgaattctgaatttacatttcgcaattttgacaaaagtcagaattgtgatataaaaagtaacttttttatgcggtggaaacaagactttaaAAACTCCcaacaattgcaaaaaaagacagaattgtaatataaaaagtcacaattttatagaaaacaaaaaaaaggaaacaaaaagcctGACTTTAAAAACTCTAAAAACTATCAATTGTAAGAaacagtcagaattctgagaaaaaaaaaagttggaattttgagataaaaactcagaattctgagaaagtgTTGCAAGTGCAAGCAACATAGaaagaaaaattctgaattgcgaaatgtaaatatgcggaattttgaaatataaagttagaattctgaaaaaagttctGAATTTCGAGAGGTAAACTTGAGAGGTAAACTTTTCTTGCAGGTGCAAGAAACAAagacggaattctgagaaaaagtcagaattgcaagatgtcaaATTGGTACTGCGAAAAAGTAAGTTTGAATTCTGGGCATATATTtcgcaattcatacttttttactcagaattgcacatttagcTCACAATTTCGAGATTTTTTAGGTGAAAAGTTGCAATTATCTAGACTCATGAACTCATTGCAAAACTTGGAATTTTAAAAAAgattttgaaaaagaaaaaaatgtgactttttatatcacaattctgactttttttgtataaaaagtaaaataaaaattagtaacagaataaaaaaaaaaacctgacttTAAAAACTAGAAAAACTCTAAATTTTAACAAAGTTGCACTTGTGAGAaacacaataaatgtttttttttcttaatggaAACAAAAAGCCTGActttaaaaactataaaaactatAAATTGCGAGAAACTTGTGAGAAACAGTCAATTCTGTCAATTCTGAACagtcaattctgaaaaaaagttggaatttttaaatataaactcataattttaaGAAAAAGTTGCAAGTGCAAGAAACAaagacagaattctgagaaaaagtcagaattgcaagatgtaaaattGGTACTGCGAAAAAGAAAGTTTgaattctaaatatatatttcgcaatttatactttttacccagaattacaaattacacaattttgagatttttgagatgaaaaaaaaaaaaaaaaaaaaaaaaatcgcaatcaTCTAAACTCATTGcaaaacttggaattgtgaaaaaaagtcagatttcgaaaaagaaaaaaaaagttactttttatcacaaatctgactttttttctatatAAACAGCCATGTTTTTTTCATGATGGAAACAAAAAAGCAGATTTTGAAAACtctaaattttgagaaataaagttgcaccATGTTTTTTTTCTTGATGGAAACAAAAAGCCTGGCTTTAAAACCTATAACATATAAATTGCGAGGAACAAACttagaagttggagaagaaaagtTGCACTTGTGCAActaaagttagaattctgagtttatgcaattttttactcaaaattgcacatttatcacacaattttgagatttCTCAGATGAAAATTCACAATgaccttttttacttttttattccacAGTGGAGACAGGCTTTCATAATCAAATGACGTCCAATgatcctacttttttttttttgagaccaACGTAACTGCGGCACACACTCATCAGATCATGACATCACATGATTAATGATACGCGGCCGAATTAAAATCCTCCTCCAGGTATCAAAGAGCTGGAGAGTGATTTGAGCCGGGTAAACATGAATTAATCTTGATCTGTAAATGATGGCGTTTGCGCAGCGTGAATGACACGCTAATGCGTTTAGCGCAGCGCGCTTGATGCATTGTGTAATTATGTGTGCGGCGCACACCTGCATTCACAAACGCCTTACTCATGAGCCTCACTCAAACATGCCCACTCCCTTCTTTAGGTGGGTATTAATGGAGCTGCCCACGGATCTCCAACCCCTCCCTGACTTTAATACGATAACAGCGCAGACACTGAATGCTGGGAACGCAGCCATGAGAAGAATCAACACATATTTACACATCACACCCATATCTTCTATGGGGGCTGAGATcaatatatacaataaatatgCAGCCTACCTAACAAGACCAGTATTCACTTACAAAATAAGTACttcattaaaatatatgaatataataaTCGCACAGCATAAGCATACACTTATccattaaatataaacaaataaataatttgattaaatagaaatggttttatatttatttttaataaataattgttttatccTGAGAGAGGCCCTAATTAATATTCCCGAAACTATTTTTGTTATcagatatttttactattttctaCATATATTTACATTGCTATGTTGCAAAACTATCCTTGTTAACTAGATAAGAAATTGACTAAATATGACAGACTGCATGATGTAAAACTCCCCCACATGTGTTTCTCTGACTTAAGCACAACAAATTCCATGTATAATTCATCTGCGACGGCATTAACATAAAGTGTGGCGAATACAGTGNNNNNNNNNNNNNNNNNNNNNNNNNNNNNNNNNNNNNNNNNNNNNNNNNNNNNNNNNNNNNNNNNNNNNNNNNNNNNNNNNNNNNNNNNNNNNNNNNNNNNNNNNNNNNNNNNNNNNNNNNNNNNNNNNNNNNNNNNNNNNNNNNNNNNNNNNNNNNNNNNNNNNNNNNNNNNNNNNNNNNNNNNNNNNNNNNNNNNNNNNNNNNNNNNNNNNNNNNNNNNNNNNNNNNNNNNNNNNNNNNNNNNNNNNNNNNNNNNNNNNNNNNNNNNNNNNNNNNNNNNNNNNNNNNNNNNNNNNNNNNNNNNNNNNNNNNNNNNNNNNNNNNNNNNNNNNNNNNNNNNNNNNNNNNNNNNNNNNNNNNNNNNNNNNNNNNNNNNNNNNNNNNNNNNNNNNNNNNNNNNNNNNNNNNNNNNNNNNNNNNNNNNNNNNNNNNNNNNNNNNNNNNNNNNNNNNNNNNNNNNNNNNNNNNNNNNNNNNNNNNNNNNNNNNNNNNNNNNNNNAATACAACTCTATATCTCTCTCtctataaaaacatatatatatatatatatatatatatatatatatatatatatatatatattggtattATCTCgttatatattttgttaaatatataaaaatatataacaaaatatttttaataaaatatataatgaaaataaatcttttcattttatttatttaaaaaaaaaaaacttttttagtccatttaagtttttattaatttttattttcaagttattcaaatttaaaattaaacaattgcctgaaataaagttttaaaatatttcagtTAATTTCAGTATTCATTCCAAGTAAGGAAAACgttttaatgctttttattttagttccACTTTTAATTAACTATAATAACTCTGACACCCTTACACATGCATGATTAAGATATATATgattgatagacagatagatagatatagctAGAgacagatatgtgaccctggaccacaaaacttaagtcgctgggttatatttgtagcaatagccaaaaatacatgggatgggtcaaaattattgatttttcttttatgtcaaaaatcattaggaaattatgtaaaaatcatgttacattaaatttttttgtaaaattcctactgtaaacctatcaaaatgtaatttttgattagtaatatgcattgttaagaacttaatttggacaactttaaaggtgattttctcagtattttgatttatttgcacccgcagattccagattttcaaatagatgtatctcggccaaatattgtcctatcctaacaaaccatacatcaaaagaaagcttatttattgagctgtcatatgatgtatatatctcagttttgtaaaatttaaccttatgactggttttgtggtccagggtcacatatataatttatCATCCACAATAATAACCTCTTACACCAAGTTTCCATTTCCAATTTCATGTCCGCTCTATTATCTATTATTTCTGCCGCATctatctatataaatatatatttacctAAAGGGTCACATTGTCTGATAAACAAGGTTCTTAATTTAAAAGATACGTTCCTTGTTAGTGGACTATATGTTCAAACTATAATTACACCAAGCGTCTCTTAGCAACAGCGGCAGGAACATTCAACTGTTGATTGGTAAGTGCTGAGCTCGATCTTATAGAGAATAAAGACAGACGGCGTACAAGAAAATAAAACCCGAAAACACCAGTAGCTCATTGACTTTGGCGCGCAGGCCGTTTTTTGGCCCACTGAACGCCAGTTGACAGCTCCGGTGGCGGCGGGACGTATGAAAGCATCCATCCACATGCCTCCAGTGACCACGGGGACGAGACACACTGAGATTAAACTCTATTCATAGCCATGAATGAAGGACAATGCTGCCAAAACGCCTCTTAAAAAGTCACTGTAAACATTTCAGGGAATCCGCACATACAATTCAAGCTCCATTCATGTTGGCCTGTAGTTTAAGAGCAACTGAACGGAGATCTCCAGTCTGGAAAACACAGCGTTTtcaatttgttattatttttggaCAGTGCTCTGTTCTGAAGTAGACTTGAGCCACTTCtaagatttaaaaaagtaaactaaCTGCAATTAAACAGCATCGGCATCTCATCAAACGTTTGTAAGTCTGGGGGCGGTGGGTTACGTTTACTCATGCCCTGACATTTTTTTCCCGTGGAAAGCAGAAACTAGAGCCTGACCCCTTTTACCTTCctgtcttgtctttttttttccgaACATGAAAAAAAGATAAGTGTCAGCTTTTCTCACAATGCAAGCGATCAGATTTAATTCGCTATCTTTTGAGGCCTACATAACAGAATAGCCTCTGCTATCGATGTACATGGCGTGAAAAGCTGAAGCCAGTGGAGTTGTTTTTTGATCGCAATCTGAGTGAACCAGAAACAGAGATTTGCTCCTCACACGCTCTATGGGAGCGAATTAATTATCTGATGGTGTGTTGCATCCTCTTTAACCGCAAAAGTGCAAGCGTGCACAAGTTCACAGAATAACAAACTTTTGCCGAATCAAGCATCTTTAAGTCAAATCTCACTTTTAGTCAGTTGTTGTAAAGTGGGGCTGGGCGaaatggccaaaaaaaaaaaatttccacgTAATTTGTTATCAATATTGATCACAATAGTCATTTTATACCATCAGTGAGGAAGGAAATGCATTCCACATTTGTTAGActttgaaaatgaatgaatgaatacataatttgtttgtttataagtAATCAATCCTCtattgtgttttctatttttttgtataaatgtTTACAAATTTATAATCCAAAATGGTGTGTAATggaatttaactttttaatttattcaatCTTTTAACATGCAATCAAATTAAATTCTAATTAAACTTCAtaggttttatttttttcacatattctgtgttttttcattttattttctgaattttgtgctttttttaatgatttaacaCAAATTTATCATCAAAACCGTTTGATTAAATGAGCTTAATAAATCTCATTTATAAAACATGCaatcaaatgaaaatataattaaactttaaagagtgagtgagagagagagagtaatcagttttatttttcccatattctgttttccattttatttttctgtattttgtgttttatgGTTTAAGAAATGTATTATCAAAACTGTGTCTAATTAAATGAATTTACTAATTTATTAACATGcaatcaaattaaaatataattaaattttaaagagtgaaatcatttttatttatgacTTAATATTAATTTATCATCAACAATGAGTCTAATTAAATGAATTTACAAATTTTTTAACATGCAAtcaaatcaaaatgtaattaaactTCATAGATTGAAATTGGTTTATTTTGTCCCATATtctgtttttagttttattttttctagcttttgtgttttacagtttaaaaaatgtattatcaaaACTGTCTAATTAAATGAATTGAATCAATCTTTTAACATGcaatcaaattaaaatataattaaacttCAATCCAATCTGTTTAATTTGTCCCGTATTCTgtgttttcagttttattttttttctgaatttctgAATGTTTTATGATTTAATATTAGTTTATCATCAAACATTCTAATTAAATGAACTTTAATGAGTCTAGTTAATTCAACTTTCCTAACCTTTTTAACATGcaatcaaattaaaatataattaaacttCAGAGAGTGAAATTGGTTTTTATTTGTCCTCTAttctgtgttttctgttttattttttctggattttatgttttatgatttaatattaatttatcataaaaatgagtctaattaaattattttactacatttttaacATACAATCAAATTAACATATAATTAAACTCTTTGTAAatgtaaaaccattttttttcagtatacattttacaatacaacagaaatatatttctgtcatttcTTCAAGTTCAACGGAACTTAGATTTTGATGGTTTATAGTGAAGCGATAGATACTCGTCTAGATGTAGattaaatattttacttaaaataataTCTTGGACTGTTTTTGTATTTACAATTAGGGATTGTAAAAAGGCCAAATAAATTCTACCGAACAATGACATGAAGCAATCAAACAGAGGCGATCTGTAATATTTTCTAATGTTTTTGTAATTCTTCTGCTCagcatggctgcatttatttgtacattaaaaagcacatgcctacttcaagaagggggtcttaaaaacggacaaagaatattatttcactaacttattaattttaagttaaattgtgctttgttggtaggctataacgtctaccagaatgttaaaaatgtttagtgttaagtaaacatttctaaattgttgttttgtaattgttctTTAAGCAcatttttggctatttaatttgtGCAGTGGttaaaaaaattggcaaaatacatgggggaaaaacagggaaaaccgtgttcggtaatcggccttcggcccagtgtttcattttgtttggtTTCGGCTTTGGCCGagaattttaatttcggtgcatccctctTTTTAATATCTTGGACTTTTTTTTCATctacaattacatttattattttaacaaaGACACTTTGATTCAAAGTGACTTCATCCATGTTTTCTATATATATCGACTTATCACCCAGCCTCATTGTAACGCATGACAACTCTAACTGATTTCACTTTTTTTGACCTGTACAGCTTCCTCTGTGAGGATGGCGCACACAGACGAGGACCTGATCGGAATCCCCTTCCCGAACCACAGCAATGACGTCCTGTGCAGTCTTAACGAGCAGCGGCGGGACGGCCTGCTTTGCGACGTCATCCTAGTGGTCCGTGACCAGGAGTACCGCACCCATCGCTCCGTCCTGGCCGCCTGCAGCCAGTACTTCAAAAAACTCTTCACGGTAGCCACCGGCTCCAGCCAGGACTCCAACCAGCACCACATCTACGAGCTGGACTTCGTTGCACCGGAATCGCTAACAGCCATTTTGGAGTTTGCATACACGTCGACGCTGACCGTCACGGCGTCAAACGTCAAAGAAATCCTGAGCGCCGCGAGGCTCCTAGAAATTCCCTGCATTATAAACGTGTGTCTAGAAATCATGGACACGGGAGGAGGAGGAGAACCAGGAGGAGGAGGTGGAAACGGACCTCCGGAAGGAGAGGAGTTTGAGGGGGATGATGAGGAAGATGAGGAAGAAGAGGACGAGGAAGAAATGGAGGAGGAGGTCGACTCCAAAGATGGAGAATTCGAGGACAACAATAGTGAGAAATCCACACAAGGGGTTGAAAACCAAGAGCAACCAAAAGTTTGGGAAAACAGGGGAACAGACAGCCCACCTTGTAGCTCCCAACAAGGGGTGCTGAAGTCAGATGGTCAAGAATCCCAAAGACGCCAATCGAACACTCCTGAAGCTCAGAAACCTAGAGCGCCGGAGGGATTGGAAGGACGGGCGCTGAAAGACTTCTCAATAGAGTCCTTACTTCAAGAGGGACTATATCCGAAAGTCCCAGGCCTGGAACGAGGCGCAGGATTCTCGCCCCTTCTCCCAGGCTTCTATCCTCCGATGTGGGCAGCGGAATTCCCAGGCTACCCTCAGATTCTAGAGCCCCGACACCCTTCCCATCCTTTCCCCAACGCTTCCCTGGAAAACGGTCCTTTGGACCTCGCGGTCAAGAAAGAAGTCATCAAAGAAGAGATGAAGGACGAGCCTACGAACCCTATGCTCCATAGAGACTTCCTCAAAGACTTCATGAGTCCAGGGTTGGGAATCGCCTCCGATCCCGCCCTCGGTCCGATCAAAGAGGGGGCGGACCTGCGGTCTTACCTGAGCTTTCTTTCCGCCTCGCATCTCGGGACGCTGTTTCCTCCGTGGCAGCTGGAGGAGGAGAGGAAGATGAAGCCCAAGGCGTCACAGCAGTGCCCGATCTGCAACAAGGTGATTCAGGGAGCGGGAAAGCTGCCACGGCACATGCGAAcgcacaccggagagaagccctACATGTGCACCATCTGCGAGGTCCGCTTCACCAGGTGAGTCGGGTTTAGGTGACACTAAAGCCAATAGGCCTCAATCCTAGATTAAAAAACACAAATGAGAGAAGATTAAGTCATACTAGTCAAGTATATTTTTCTACATTAGTATAGAAGtactttaatattaaattattcatattatttaattattattattattataattattacttaacatttgatttaattatttacaattttaattattttatttccttaaaattattatttattaataattactaataatttaataattcatttaatttaatattcatttaatattattattaaattcctTTTTTGCCACTTTTAATCATAGTGAGAGTTATTGGGAATGATAGTAgctttattttgtattttctgtacattttctgtactaattcattttattatttacactttaatatttaatttttacaatttcattcttattttattacattttattacaattattattaaatttctatttatttttgccACTTTTAACTGAAATGACGGTGGCTATATTTtttctatacatttttaatttaaaaaaaaacatttactaattcattttattatttacaatttaaattcttttatatttctcattttattttgtaattttcttacattttattaaaattgtaaataaattccTATTTATCTTTGCCACTTTTAATTATAGTAATAGTTAATGGAAATGATGGTggctatattttgtatttttctatgcatttttgtttattaaagtaaTTATTTACTAATTCATCttattatttacaatttacatttttaaatatttctcattttattttttaattttcatacatttcattaaaattatgaataaatacCTATTTAATTTTTGCCTGCCACTTTTAATCATAGTGATAGTTAACGGGAATGATTGTAGCTATATTTTATAGTTTTCgatgcatttttaattattaaaataattatttaccaattcattttattatttacaatttttttatttataatgttgttgtttttttcctttcttatatatcattaaaattataaaaacattaaaaaatatatttattttgccACTTTTAATTATAGTGATGGTTAATGGGAATGATGGTGGCTATATTTAGTATTCTATTCTAATCTATTTGTAttctaattaattttattatttgcattaaaataatattttttattttctcatattttattaaaattacaattaaattccTATTTATTTTTTGCCACTTTTAATTATAGTCGTAGTTGATGGTGGCTAATTATTgcttaaaataatagttaaaataatatttagcatctaatttcacaatttttacatttaatatttttggcattatttataatttatttgtatttaattttaaaatttgatgggaataataaaatgaaaaggaGACAATAGGatcatgcattaaaaaaaaaaaatgtaatattgtcattctactcacccttgtgtcgtttcAAAGCGTTATGACTTTCCTTTATCTGTAAACACAAAAGCAGATAAGTTTTTGTCCGTACAATGAAAGTGTCCAAAACCACATCAGAATGTTAATTGTTGGGCCAGCTATTCTTTTAACATTTCAGGAGTGTTTTTAACATTGGTTCAAACAGATAGAGTACAAGAATAACACTTTAAAATGAACAGTCACTAAAAGGCCCAGACATATTGAAGGCAAAGAATGTTTTACAATGACAGATTTACGAGAACGAATTCTGACTTGCTGTCATGTAACCCAGCAAACTTTTCCCCTCAAACAAATTACACTGACTGTCTACTAGAATAAATAGCCTCTTTGAAGCTGAAGAGCTAGGCTTCGGTATTACAACAATGAAATGGCACATGAAAACTAGAGCAGCATCATAAGGACAAACCTGCTGTGAAACACTTTATGCATCACTGTGGTCGGAGCCGCATGAGGTTTCCACACT
The genomic region above belongs to Garra rufa chromosome 19, GarRuf1.0, whole genome shotgun sequence and contains:
- the zbtb7c gene encoding zinc finger and BTB domain-containing protein 7C; amino-acid sequence: MAHTDEDLIGIPFPNHSNDVLCSLNEQRRDGLLCDVILVVRDQEYRTHRSVLAACSQYFKKLFTVATGSSQDSNQHHIYELDFVAPESLTAILEFAYTSTLTVTASNVKEILSAARLLEIPCIINVCLEIMDTGGGGEPGGGGGNGPPEGEEFEGDDEEDEEEEDEEEMEEEVDSKDGEFEDNNSEKSTQGVENQEQPKVWENRGTDSPPCSSQQGVLKSDGQESQRRQSNTPEAQKPRAPEGLEGRALKDFSIESLLQEGLYPKVPGLERGAGFSPLLPGFYPPMWAAEFPGYPQILEPRHPSHPFPNASLENGPLDLAVKKEVIKEEMKDEPTNPMLHRDFLKDFMSPGLGIASDPALGPIKEGADLRSYLSFLSASHLGTLFPPWQLEEERKMKPKASQQCPICNKVIQGAGKLPRHMRTHTGEKPYMCTICEVRFTRQDKLKIHMRKHTGERPYICLHCNSKFVHNYDLKNHLRIHTGVRPYQCEHCYKSFTRSDHLHRHIKRQSCRVSRPRRGRKPSAWRSTNFLFPPDPNALQADRTMRLPAAGGAAPLLAKQQPTGGKTLEDADGDTRETDRKLISEDVNRKRGVFAFAVATEDVLPHPPFYSATSDPWAVRLERAPPIPEAAK